The Pecten maximus chromosome 14, xPecMax1.1, whole genome shotgun sequence genome includes a region encoding these proteins:
- the LOC117343006 gene encoding uncharacterized protein LOC117343006 encodes MAGGYCTVDKMNFEHIKRGWPCSLTYQEIAGVRQSIEGHFNINQDNISPRLAQILDEHHGTEEIVYIRRKALSVERYIQCDDHAFVFKGGSVGDGFSMICSDNDQMEIVKNVVVTHPDQVHRLPRHSADKTILLMRPDGCRPGYVKLQVAKIANGEGKHSLFQNAIVPVGDLLLLSSDIYRQGHVDFLTASVSGVVYVSNGPCRTNAHDGHSYDCAYAFPCVCWPKEANEWIYRTRLHGWPTQALIHRIVEAGCHVVPVGDKCSTDTLLQWRISFACAEQLLIHSLTHPQFRVYGLLKYFLFQIKELLEHIIGDDDILCSYFLKTVIFFAVENSPHLLWDGNHTFVCFRFCLSILIAWVRTGHCPNYFIRDNNMFLRKVHGEARHKLLHLLTDLYHLNWVGLSLGTDFESYIGCYVQLGPLCSKLRSECIRDIVLFATMSHGMSGHKHNSLYKSLKCLHAAHTDIDIFITYRAVVRLLYYVVVELLNEYQNARGNKQKFMILRKCNNISKVVSQVSGLLPLASFHYLTGNYSKALRVCREMMSSFRIFIDERFALIDDRYFEPYERLYCGKEYTLWQKFKEGVYFSVYFNKENIMLCPPHLHMEVTKMLEVDIPPLSYAIFLSFLCYRELGDLRKRDTELVNLRAANDDPYQGGHKFWIVHTILGICYQTVGDKRRAIGSFRDSLRVKPDGNPAKERIEALRSSR; translated from the exons ATGGCTGGCGGATATTGCACTGTCGATAAAATGAACTTTGAGCACATCAAAAGGGGATGGCCATGTTCACTTACATATCAAGAGATAGCTGGC GTTCGTCAGTCAATCGAAGGACATTTCAACATAAATCAGGACAATATATCACCACGTCTGGCACAGATTCTGGACGAACATCACGGCACAGAAGAAATTGTGTACATTAGGAGAAAGGCGTTAAGTGTTGAACGTTATATACAATGTGATGATCATGCATTTGTCTTCAAAGGTGGAAGTGTTGGAGACGGATTTTCGATGATTTGCTCTGATAATGATCAAATGGAAATCGTGAAAAATGTAGTGGTAACACACCCTGATCAGGTGCACCGCCTCCCGCGACACAGCGCAGACAAGACCATCCTTTTGATGAGACCAGATGGTTGCAGACCTGGGTACGTAAAACTCCAAGTAGCTAAAATTGCGAATGGAGAAGGAAAGCATAGTCTATTTCAGAACGCGATTGTTCCAGTTGGAGACTTACTGCTGTTGTCcagtgatatttatagacaggGTCATGTGGATTTTTTGACTGCATCAGTCTCTGGAGTAGTTTATGTTTCTAACGGTCCTTGCAGAACAAATGCACATGATGGTCATAGCTATGATTGTGCATATGCCTTTCCGTGTGTGTGTTGGCCTAAAGAAGCCAACGAATGGATTTACCGAACTCGTCTTCATGGATGGCCTACACAAGCTTTGATTCATAGGATTGTTGAAGCTGGGTGTCATGTCGTACCTGTTGGTGATAAATGTTCCACAGACACATTACTACAATGGAGAATTTCTTTTGCCTGTGCAGAGCAGCTGTTGATTCATTCTCTTACACACCCACAGTTCAGGGTATATggattactgaaatattttcttttccagATCAAGGAGTTGTTGGAACACATTATCGGAGATGATGACATTCTTTGCTCATACTTTCTCAAAACTGTTATATTTTTCGCGGTTGAAAATTCTCCACATTTGTTATGGGACGGCAATCACACATTTGTTTGTTTCCGTTTTTGTCTGTCGATTTTGATTGCATGGGTGAGAACAGGTCACTGCCCGAACTATTTCATTCGAGACAACAACATGTTTTTGAGGAAAGTTCACGGTGAAGCACGTCATAAACTGTTACATTTACTCACAGATCTCTATCATTTGAATTGGGTTGGCTTATCATTGGGCACTGATTTTGAATCTTACATAGGTTGTTACGTACAGCTCGGCCCGCTGTGTTCGAAACTGCGATCAGAATGTATAAGGGATATAGTATTGTTTGCAACAATGAGCCACGGCATGTCCGGTCACAAACATAACAGTCTTTACAAATCACTGAAATGTCTCCACGCGGCTCACACAGATATcgatatatttatcacataccGCGCCGTAGTAAGACTACTTTACTATGTAGTTGTTGAGTTACTGAATGAATACCAAAACGCCAGGGGCAACAAGCAGAAGTTTATGATCTTAAGGAAAtgtaacaatatatcaaaagtagTCAGCCAGGTATCAGGACTTTTACCTTTAGCCTCATTCCATTATCTCACAGGAAATTACAGCAAAGCACTACGTGTATGCCGCGAAATGATGTCGAGTTTTAGAATTTTCATTGACGAGAGATTTGCATTGATTGATGACCGATATTTTGAACCATACGAACGACTTTACTGTGGGAAAGAATACACACTGTGGCAAAAATTCAAGGAAGGCGTCTATTTTTCAGTTTACTTTAACAAGGAAAATATTATGCTTTGTCCTCCTCATTTACACATGGAAGTCACTAAAATGCTTGAAGTAGATATTCCACCACTGTCATACGCAATATTCCTGTCCTTCCTGTGCTACCGCGAACTTGGTGACTTGAGGAAACGTGACACGGAGCTAGTGAACTTGCGGGCGGCCAACGATGACCCTTATCAAGGAGGACACAAATTCTGGATTGTTCACACAATACTGGGGATCTGTTACCAAACTGTGGGAGACAAGCGCAGGGCCATCGGGTCGTTTAGAGATTCTTTACGTGTAAAACCTGATGGTAACCCTGCTAAAGAGAGGATAGAGGCTCTGCGGAGTTCGCGGTAG